In one window of Campylobacter sp. DNA:
- a CDS encoding cation:proton antiporter — MRDKTMNEIYVLIALSFLIFASPFLASLARIPLSPMEIMLGIIAANLGLLPPSATFDLAAQIGFCYLMFLAGCEVDFRALLAMPRKILRLILIFLALLYILSALAVWVFELPQMLIIAAPLMSVGLLSALYKEYGKDQAWLNLAMPAGVIGELISIAALTVGGIYLKNGFGVEMALHIGALLGFSVAALAVFKGLEILFWWFPALKTVIMPKYDKNEKDVRFAMALFCLICAGVMLLGLEVVIGAFIAGTFLPTFFSHKDDLIEKLSSFGFGFLVPIFFIHTGAVIKLEALLMPGVMSFAVSLAALMFGIRLLASATFLSTLGRKGAVLFALSLSMPLTLVIATATLFYSTAAISQEIYFAMIIASLIEALASMILINFIYKKF, encoded by the coding sequence ATGCGAGATAAAACTATGAATGAAATTTACGTCCTAATCGCGCTATCGTTTTTGATCTTTGCTTCGCCCTTTTTGGCTAGCCTAGCTAGAATTCCGCTCTCGCCTATGGAGATCATGCTTGGCATCATAGCCGCAAATTTAGGGCTTTTGCCGCCAAGCGCGACCTTCGATCTAGCCGCTCAGATCGGCTTTTGCTACCTTATGTTTTTGGCGGGCTGCGAGGTGGATTTCCGCGCGCTGCTTGCGATGCCGCGCAAAATTTTGCGGCTAATCCTAATCTTTTTGGCGCTACTTTATATCCTAAGCGCGCTTGCGGTTTGGGTGTTTGAACTGCCGCAGATGCTTATCATCGCCGCACCTCTGATGAGCGTCGGGCTGCTTTCGGCGCTGTATAAGGAATACGGCAAGGATCAAGCGTGGCTCAATCTCGCGATGCCCGCGGGCGTGATCGGCGAGCTCATCAGCATCGCCGCCCTCACAGTGGGCGGCATCTACCTTAAAAACGGCTTCGGCGTGGAGATGGCGCTTCATATCGGCGCGCTTTTGGGCTTTTCCGTGGCAGCCTTGGCGGTTTTTAAAGGGCTTGAAATTTTATTTTGGTGGTTCCCCGCGCTAAAAACGGTCATCATGCCCAAATACGACAAAAACGAAAAGGACGTGCGATTTGCGATGGCGCTGTTTTGCCTCATCTGCGCCGGAGTGATGCTTTTGGGGCTTGAGGTCGTCATCGGCGCCTTCATCGCAGGCACCTTTCTGCCGACCTTTTTCTCTCACAAGGACGACCTCATCGAGAAACTATCGTCGTTCGGCTTTGGCTTTTTGGTGCCGATATTTTTCATACACACCGGAGCCGTGATCAAGCTAGAAGCGCTCCTTATGCCCGGAGTGATGAGCTTTGCCGTAAGCCTAGCGGCGCTGATGTTTGGCATCAGGCTGCTTGCGAGCGCTACGTTTTTAAGCACTCTGGGGCGCAAAGGCGCGGTGCTTTTCGCGCTATCGCTATCTATGCCGTTAACCCTCGTCATCGCCACGGCGACGCTTTTTTACTCCACCGCCGCGATCTCGCAAGAGATATACTTCGCGATGATCATCGCCTCGCTAATAGAGGCGCTTGCGTCGATGATTTTGATAAATTTTATTTACAAGAAATTTTAG
- a CDS encoding type II asparaginase, producing the protein MAAAKPNIYILATGGTIAGSGASALSGDYTSGTKSVDELLAAVPQINDIATIKGEQISNIGSQEMNDEIWFKLANRVSELLTKNDVDGVVIMHGTDTMEETAYFLSLVVKSKKPIVLVGAMRNADSMSADGPLNLYNAVAVAADKNAREKGALVVMNDEIHAAREVTKTNTTNVAAFASPNSGKIGTVNYGVINFYMAPLRKHTVASEFNIKDIKALPRVDIIYGHAQDSGDLVDAAVQKGAKGIIVAGVGNGNLYPDLQAALAKASEAGVVVVRSSRTGSGSTSVSSEVDDAKLGFLTADNLNPQKARVLLMLALSKTSDKAKIQSFFATH; encoded by the coding sequence TTGGCTGCTGCGAAGCCAAATATTTATATTTTAGCTACCGGCGGCACGATCGCAGGAAGCGGAGCGAGCGCTCTTAGCGGCGATTATACGTCGGGGACGAAGAGCGTGGACGAGCTTTTGGCGGCGGTGCCTCAGATAAACGATATCGCTACGATCAAGGGCGAGCAAATTTCAAATATCGGCTCGCAGGAGATGAACGATGAAATTTGGTTCAAGCTCGCAAACCGCGTAAGCGAGCTGCTTACTAAAAACGACGTCGACGGCGTCGTCATCATGCATGGAACCGATACGATGGAGGAGACGGCGTATTTTTTAAGCTTGGTAGTAAAATCTAAAAAACCGATAGTTTTGGTGGGCGCGATGCGAAACGCAGACTCGATGAGCGCGGATGGACCGCTTAATCTATACAACGCCGTTGCCGTCGCGGCAGATAAAAACGCTCGCGAAAAGGGTGCTCTTGTAGTAATGAACGACGAGATCCACGCCGCGCGCGAGGTTACGAAAACAAATACTACTAACGTTGCGGCTTTTGCCTCGCCGAATTCCGGCAAAATCGGCACCGTAAATTATGGCGTCATAAATTTCTATATGGCGCCGCTTCGCAAACACACCGTTGCAAGCGAATTTAATATCAAGGATATCAAGGCCTTGCCGCGCGTCGATATCATCTATGGACACGCGCAAGATAGCGGCGATTTGGTCGATGCAGCGGTGCAAAAGGGCGCTAAGGGCATTATTGTAGCGGGCGTAGGCAATGGAAATTTATATCCGGATTTGCAGGCCGCGCTCGCAAAAGCTAGCGAAGCGGGCGTGGTCGTTGTGCGCTCAAGCCGTACAGGCAGCGGCAGCACTAGCGTTAGCTCGGAGGTGGACGACGCAAAGCTAGGCTTTTTAACCGCAGATAATTTAAATCCACAAAAGGCGCGCGTGCTGCTGATGCTGGCTCTTAGCAAAACGAGCGATAAAGCGAAAATTCAGAGCTTTTTTGCGACACATTAA
- the topA gene encoding type I DNA topoisomerase, translating to MKNLIIVESPAKAKTIKKFLGDDYDVVASKGHIRDLPQKKFGIKIKDKSFEPEYEISADHDQIVKQIKTLTKKADQIYLATDEDREGEAIAYHIAASIGKQAEDLPRIVFHEITKSAISNALSSPRKLNIASVNAQQARRLLDRIVGYKLSPLLNLKIQRGLSAGRVQSAALKIVVDREREILNFKPVEFHSIDAVFKKDLEAEFVEFRGKKMEKLSVKNAAQASEIVLTLQKDRFSVESIESKSRKTNPYPPFMTSTLQQAASTALGFNPRKTMSLAQSLYEGVNTKNGGAITYMRTDSLNIAKEAIAAARELIEEHFGEKYLPKSANLYATKSKGAQEAHEAIRPTDLKFTPELAQKILPRDEYRLYALIYNRFIASQMSPSVSQIQTIIVRGEEGAFKISGRKVEFDGFYKAYGDLDKDKILPNFDTGDAMSLQSLSSQQHFTEPPARYSEASLIKKLESLGIGRPSTYAPTVSLLTARNYVNIEQKHLVPSEIAFKITEMLEQNFKNIVDSEFTSKMEEKLDDIAENKADWQQILADFYYPFMDEIAKGKTSIASQKLAEKIGEACPNCGGELLKRQGRFGEFIACSNYPKCKYSRNADASAEGASEEKAAPEVLDEKCPQCGKNLIKRRGRYGEFIACEGYPKCKYSRKIEGAAKEKKPLVSTGVKCPSCGTGEIVERFSRRGKFYGCTNYPKCGFVSNYAPIARACPQCGNSYMLRKELKKGNFAECPQCKLKEEID from the coding sequence ATGAAAAATTTAATCATCGTAGAATCCCCCGCAAAAGCCAAAACGATTAAAAAATTCTTAGGCGATGACTACGACGTCGTCGCTTCAAAAGGACATATCCGCGATCTGCCGCAGAAAAAATTCGGCATTAAAATCAAAGATAAAAGCTTCGAGCCCGAATACGAAATCAGCGCCGATCACGATCAGATCGTAAAGCAGATAAAGACGCTGACTAAAAAGGCGGATCAAATTTATCTCGCTACGGACGAGGATCGCGAGGGCGAGGCGATCGCCTATCATATCGCAGCTTCGATCGGCAAGCAGGCGGAGGATCTGCCGCGCATCGTATTTCACGAGATCACCAAAAGCGCGATCTCAAACGCGCTAAGCTCGCCGCGCAAGCTCAATATCGCAAGCGTAAACGCCCAACAAGCGCGCCGCCTGCTCGATCGCATCGTGGGCTACAAGCTAAGTCCGCTTTTAAATTTAAAGATCCAGCGCGGCTTGAGTGCAGGTCGCGTCCAAAGCGCCGCGCTTAAAATCGTCGTCGATCGCGAGCGCGAAATTTTAAATTTTAAACCGGTAGAATTTCACAGCATCGACGCGGTTTTTAAAAAGGACTTGGAAGCCGAGTTCGTAGAATTTCGCGGTAAAAAGATGGAAAAGCTCTCGGTCAAAAACGCGGCGCAGGCTAGCGAGATCGTCCTGACGCTGCAAAAAGACAGATTTAGCGTAGAGAGTATCGAGAGCAAATCGCGCAAAACAAACCCCTACCCACCGTTTATGACCTCGACGCTGCAGCAGGCGGCGAGCACGGCTCTGGGCTTTAATCCGCGAAAGACGATGAGCCTCGCGCAGAGCCTTTACGAGGGGGTTAATACCAAAAACGGCGGCGCGATTACCTACATGCGAACCGACTCGCTAAATATCGCTAAAGAAGCGATCGCGGCGGCTCGCGAGCTCATAGAGGAGCACTTCGGCGAAAAATATCTGCCCAAAAGCGCGAATTTATACGCCACCAAGAGCAAAGGCGCACAGGAGGCGCACGAAGCGATACGACCCACCGATCTAAAGTTTACCCCCGAGCTCGCGCAAAAAATCCTGCCTCGCGACGAATACCGCCTCTACGCGCTCATCTACAACCGCTTCATAGCCTCGCAGATGAGCCCTAGCGTCTCGCAGATCCAAACGATCATCGTGCGCGGCGAAGAGGGCGCGTTTAAGATCAGCGGACGTAAAGTGGAATTTGACGGATTTTACAAGGCTTACGGCGATCTGGATAAGGATAAAATTTTACCGAACTTCGATACCGGCGACGCGATGAGCCTGCAAAGCCTAAGCTCGCAACAGCACTTCACCGAGCCGCCGGCGCGCTATTCGGAAGCAAGCCTCATCAAAAAGCTCGAAAGCCTCGGCATCGGCAGGCCCTCGACCTATGCGCCTACCGTCTCGCTGCTTACGGCGCGCAACTACGTAAATATCGAGCAAAAGCACCTGGTGCCGAGCGAGATCGCCTTCAAGATCACCGAGATGCTGGAGCAAAATTTTAAAAACATCGTCGATAGCGAGTTTACCTCCAAAATGGAGGAAAAACTCGACGACATCGCCGAAAACAAAGCGGACTGGCAGCAAATTTTAGCGGATTTTTACTACCCTTTTATGGACGAGATCGCCAAAGGAAAAACCTCGATCGCAAGCCAAAAGCTAGCCGAAAAGATCGGCGAAGCATGCCCGAACTGCGGCGGCGAGCTACTTAAGAGGCAGGGCAGATTCGGCGAGTTCATCGCTTGCTCGAACTATCCGAAGTGCAAATACTCCCGCAACGCGGACGCTAGCGCCGAAGGGGCGAGCGAGGAAAAGGCGGCGCCCGAAGTGCTAGATGAGAAATGCCCGCAGTGCGGTAAAAATTTGATCAAGCGCAGGGGCAGATACGGCGAGTTTATCGCTTGCGAGGGCTATCCGAAGTGCAAATACTCGCGCAAAATCGAGGGCGCAGCAAAGGAGAAAAAGCCGCTCGTCTCCACGGGCGTTAAGTGCCCGAGCTGCGGCACGGGCGAGATCGTAGAGCGCTTCTCCAGACGCGGCAAATTTTACGGCTGCACAAACTACCCAAAATGCGGCTTTGTGAGCAACTACGCGCCGATTGCGCGCGCATGCCCGCAGTGCGGCAACTCATACATGCTCCGCAAAGAGCTGAAAAAAGGCAACTTCGCCGAGTGCCCACAGTGCAAGCTTAAAGAAGAGATCGATTGA
- the accB gene encoding acetyl-CoA carboxylase biotin carboxyl carrier protein, protein MTKAEIKELMDFFGEKQGINELKIKDKDFEIEIKKYGPCGGSTPQLAAPAPAPQLAAPAVNVLVGDKPASKGAMDTIDSPMVGTFYKAPSPGAAEFVSVGQVVHKGDTIGIIEAMKIMNEIEAEFDCRIKKALVEDGQPVEYAMALFEVEKL, encoded by the coding sequence ATGACAAAAGCAGAAATCAAAGAGTTAATGGATTTTTTCGGCGAAAAGCAGGGCATTAACGAGCTAAAAATTAAAGATAAAGATTTTGAGATCGAGATAAAAAAATATGGCCCATGCGGTGGGAGCACGCCTCAGCTCGCCGCACCGGCACCTGCCCCGCAGCTTGCTGCGCCTGCGGTAAATGTGCTCGTGGGCGATAAGCCCGCCTCAAAAGGCGCGATGGATACGATCGACAGCCCGATGGTGGGTACTTTTTATAAGGCGCCGAGCCCCGGTGCGGCAGAGTTCGTAAGCGTAGGTCAGGTCGTGCATAAGGGTGATACGATCGGTATCATCGAAGCGATGAAGATTATGAACGAGATCGAAGCGGAATTCGACTGCCGCATCAAAAAAGCTCTCGTCGAAGACGGACAACCCGTCGAATACGCTATGGCGCTGTTTGAGGTCGAGAAGCTATGA
- a CDS encoding acetyl-CoA carboxylase biotin carboxylase subunit, producing the protein MRELKKILIANRGEIALRALRTIQEMGKQAIVVHSTADQDALYVKYADASVCIGGPRSSDSYLNIPAIITACELTEADAIFPGYGFLSESQNFVEICAKHGIKFIGPSVEAMTLMSDKSKAKQVMMRAGIPVVPGSDGAIASVEEARKLAAEIGYPVIIKAAAGGGGRGMRVVEREEDIEKLFWSAESEAMSAFGDGTMYMEKYITNPRHIEVQVLGDEHGHVVHIGERDCSMQRRHQKLIEESPAVILDEPTRKSLHETAVRAAKAIGYASAGTFEFLYDSKDKKFYFIEMNTRLQVEHTVSEMRSGLDLIEWMIRIAQGEKLLPQSEIKFSGHALECRITAEDSKSFMPNPGKITKYVAPGGRNVRMDSHVYEGYSVPPYYDSMIGKLIVYDKDRARAIAKMKVALDELIIGGIKSTRDFHLRMMNNPDFVDNNYDTNYLAKH; encoded by the coding sequence ATGAGGGAGCTTAAGAAAATTCTAATCGCAAATCGCGGCGAGATAGCGCTTAGAGCGCTTCGCACGATCCAAGAGATGGGCAAGCAAGCCATCGTCGTGCACTCCACCGCCGATCAGGACGCGCTTTACGTGAAATACGCCGACGCGTCGGTCTGTATAGGCGGACCGCGCAGTAGCGATAGTTACTTAAATATCCCCGCGATCATCACAGCCTGCGAGCTAACCGAAGCTGACGCGATATTTCCGGGATACGGCTTTTTGAGCGAAAGTCAAAATTTCGTAGAAATTTGCGCTAAGCACGGCATTAAATTTATCGGCCCGAGCGTCGAGGCAATGACTTTAATGAGCGATAAGAGCAAGGCTAAGCAAGTGATGATGCGCGCGGGCATTCCTGTAGTGCCTGGCAGCGACGGCGCGATCGCAAGCGTCGAAGAGGCACGCAAGCTAGCCGCCGAAATCGGCTATCCGGTCATCATTAAAGCCGCAGCCGGTGGCGGTGGGCGCGGAATGCGCGTGGTCGAGCGCGAAGAGGATATCGAAAAGCTCTTTTGGTCGGCAGAGAGCGAAGCGATGAGCGCATTCGGCGACGGCACGATGTATATGGAAAAATATATCACAAACCCGCGCCACATCGAGGTTCAGGTCTTAGGCGACGAGCATGGACACGTCGTGCATATCGGCGAGCGCGACTGCTCAATGCAGCGCCGCCACCAAAAGCTGATCGAAGAAAGTCCAGCCGTGATCTTGGATGAGCCGACGCGAAAAAGCCTGCATGAAACGGCGGTTCGCGCCGCTAAGGCGATCGGATACGCAAGCGCTGGAACGTTTGAGTTTTTATATGATAGCAAGGACAAGAAATTCTATTTCATCGAGATGAATACTCGCTTGCAGGTCGAACACACCGTAAGCGAGATGCGAAGCGGGCTCGATCTGATCGAGTGGATGATCCGCATCGCGCAGGGCGAGAAGCTGCTACCTCAAAGCGAGATAAAATTTAGCGGGCATGCGCTTGAGTGCCGCATTACCGCCGAGGACTCCAAAAGTTTTATGCCAAACCCGGGCAAAATCACAAAATACGTCGCTCCTGGCGGCAGAAACGTGCGTATGGATAGCCACGTCTATGAGGGCTACTCGGTGCCGCCTTACTACGACAGTATGATCGGCAAACTCATCGTTTACGACAAGGACCGCGCGCGTGCGATTGCGAAGATGAAAGTCGCGCTAGATGAGCTCATCATCGGCGGTATAAAATCGACGCGCGATTTTCATCTTAGGATGATGAATAACCCCGATTTCGTGGATAATAACTACGACACAAATTACCTAGCCAAGCATTAA
- a CDS encoding universal stress protein, producing the protein MQLKKIFFPIGGGEELAERIHGALLVNKFFGTHINIMACQLDPKMIYNVRMTLKGGVLMEEFLKSAGDEMRAEREVIKAIFDAECAKLGLDQSDDDHVPNSAALRHMVGIRSELVEKYSKYCDLVLVSVPPTGSITGTFEAAVTKSGKPCIVIPRKLQEFRADKILVSLTGTAASARALDNWLELLQRAKSVTVITANHYLQDDLAETKRRISDYLALHDVKIDVFEALNAEGKIPGQVLLEYADAGDFDLIVAGLHSDSGIKEIFLGGASKYFLQKTKIPVLM; encoded by the coding sequence ATGCAGCTTAAAAAGATATTTTTCCCTATCGGCGGCGGCGAGGAGCTGGCAGAGCGCATACACGGAGCGCTGCTAGTGAATAAATTTTTCGGCACGCACATCAACATAATGGCGTGCCAGCTCGATCCTAAGATGATCTACAACGTCCGTATGACGCTAAAAGGCGGCGTGCTGATGGAGGAGTTTTTAAAATCCGCGGGCGATGAGATGAGAGCCGAGCGCGAGGTGATCAAAGCGATCTTCGACGCTGAATGCGCCAAGCTGGGCCTAGATCAAAGCGACGACGATCACGTCCCAAATAGCGCCGCTTTGAGGCATATGGTAGGCATCCGTTCCGAGCTGGTCGAGAAATACTCCAAATATTGCGATTTGGTGCTGGTCTCCGTGCCGCCTACTGGCTCTATCACCGGCACGTTTGAGGCTGCGGTTACCAAAAGCGGCAAGCCTTGCATCGTCATACCGCGCAAGCTGCAGGAGTTTAGGGCGGATAAAATTTTAGTTTCGCTTACCGGCACTGCGGCGTCTGCAAGGGCGCTCGATAATTGGCTAGAGCTTTTACAGCGCGCCAAATCCGTCACCGTCATCACCGCAAACCACTACCTTCAAGATGATCTTGCCGAAACGAAGCGCCGCATAAGCGACTATCTAGCCTTGCATGACGTTAAAATCGATGTTTTTGAGGCGTTAAACGCCGAGGGCAAGATCCCGGGACAGGTGCTACTAGAGTATGCAGACGCGGGCGATTTCGACCTCATAGTCGCGGGCTTGCACTCGGACAGCGGCATAAAGGAGATATTCCTAGGCGGCGCGTCGAAATACTTCCTACAAAAGACGAAAATTCCAGTCTTAATGTAG
- the dcd gene encoding dCTP deaminase, translating into MGLKSDKWIRQMSQQHDMIAPFCEENIGRGVVSYGLSSYGYDIRVAREFKIFTNVGGTVVDPKNFDAKNVVDFEGDVCIVPPNSFALARTIEYFKMPRDVLAICLGKSTYARCGIIVNVTPFEPGFEGHITIEISNTTPLPAKIYANEGIAQVLFLQGDEPCEVSYCDKKGKYQSQKGITLPRILKD; encoded by the coding sequence ATGGGACTGAAAAGCGATAAATGGATCAGACAGATGTCGCAGCAGCACGATATGATAGCGCCTTTTTGCGAGGAAAATATCGGTCGCGGCGTCGTTAGCTACGGACTTTCCAGCTACGGATACGACATACGCGTAGCGCGCGAATTTAAAATTTTTACAAATGTCGGTGGAACGGTCGTCGATCCTAAAAATTTCGACGCAAAAAACGTCGTGGATTTTGAGGGCGACGTCTGCATCGTGCCGCCAAATTCCTTCGCGCTAGCGCGCACCATCGAATACTTCAAAATGCCGCGCGATGTGCTTGCGATCTGCCTCGGTAAAAGCACCTACGCGCGCTGCGGCATCATCGTAAACGTAACGCCATTTGAGCCCGGTTTTGAGGGACATATCACGATTGAAATCTCCAACACCACGCCGCTGCCTGCAAAAATTTACGCGAACGAAGGCATCGCGCAGGTTTTGTTTCTGCAAGGAGATGAGCCGTGTGAGGTGAGCTACTGCGATAAAAAGGGCAAATACCAAAGCCAAAAAGGCATCACGCTGCCTAGAATTCTAAAGGATTAA
- a CDS encoding metallophosphoesterase family protein, with the protein MIIGVISDSHRETEVAASAIEWLLARGADLLVHAEGIVASETLRLLRQSGKPYFAVLGNNDEALAEFKNEFNLYDEPFCTEFAGLRLKIMHHPFYLFDEEPAAQNEADELNLNADLGTGADRAANFRKEFGADLVKNLDFSDEVSRDTNLGSNCRADRAEILISNSKTAACSANLDANFNAADVDEILNGARGADENFKNAHNTSANFKSRQSVSLNVSLGLNAGADVNSNANLDLSLDANSASSSNANLNSNVSANLAANTSPDISSKASSGADRAVNLTASLSANLSTPNSCVNLAALSLGSNLTANSYPNAGGESKNRSPCGCGADKISTIKIYGHTHYFAAAVDKNGALVLNPGEICGRKKRLFEFAYVVTQGGKFRVFRVCAAPEKALKWRECEIKL; encoded by the coding sequence TTGATAATAGGCGTCATCTCGGACTCACATCGCGAAACGGAGGTCGCTGCAAGCGCCATAGAGTGGCTGCTCGCGCGCGGAGCGGATCTGCTCGTGCATGCAGAGGGCATCGTCGCAAGCGAGACGCTGCGGCTTTTGCGGCAAAGCGGCAAGCCCTACTTCGCGGTTTTAGGGAACAACGACGAGGCGCTTGCTGAGTTTAAAAATGAGTTCAACCTGTACGATGAGCCCTTTTGCACGGAGTTTGCCGGGCTGCGACTAAAAATAATGCACCATCCGTTTTATCTATTTGACGAGGAGCCCGCGGCGCAAAATGAAGCAGACGAGTTAAATTTAAACGCGGATTTAGGCACGGGTGCGGATCGCGCGGCAAATTTTCGCAAGGAATTCGGCGCAGACCTAGTCAAAAATTTGGACTTTAGCGATGAAGTAAGCCGCGACACGAATTTAGGCTCAAACTGCAGAGCAGATCGCGCGGAAATTTTAATCTCAAATTCTAAAACGGCGGCTTGCTCGGCAAATTTAGACGCAAATTTTAATGCTGCGGACGTTGATGAAATTTTAAACGGCGCGCGCGGTGCAGACGAAAATTTCAAAAACGCGCATAACACGAGCGCGAATTTCAAAAGCAGGCAATCCGTAAGTCTAAATGTGAGCTTGGGCTTGAATGCGGGCGCGGATGTGAACTCAAACGCAAATTTAGACTTAAGTCTGGACGCAAACTCAGCCTCGAGCTCGAACGCAAATTTAAACTCAAATGTAAGCGCGAATTTAGCCGCTAATACGAGTCCAGATATAAGCTCTAAAGCAAGCTCGGGTGCGGATCGCGCAGTAAATTTAACGGCGAGTTTAAGCGCGAATTTATCCACACCAAACTCATGCGTAAATTTAGCCGCGCTGAGCTTGGGCTCAAATTTGACCGCGAATTCTTACCCCAATGCAGGCGGTGAAAGTAAAAATCGGAGCCCGTGCGGATGTGGCGCGGATAAAATTTCAACTATCAAAATTTATGGCCACACCCACTATTTCGCCGCGGCGGTGGATAAAAACGGCGCGCTCGTGCTAAATCCGGGCGAGATTTGCGGGCGTAAAAAGCGACTTTTCGAGTTTGCTTACGTCGTAACGCAAGGCGGGAAATTCCGCGTATTTCGCGTCTGTGCCGCACCCGAGAAAGCCCTAAAATGGCGCGAATGCGAGATAAAACTATGA